From the candidate division KSB1 bacterium genome, one window contains:
- a CDS encoding zf-TFIIB domain-containing protein — MADRQGVEIDYCPQCRGVWLDRGELDKIIARPAAAMPDRDRNDHDDDDDDRRRRHDHDDDHAGRYPRKRKSFLGDIFDF, encoded by the coding sequence ATGGCAGACCGGCAGGGGGTTGAAATCGACTACTGTCCGCAATGCCGCGGGGTGTGGCTCGATCGTGGCGAGCTGGACAAAATCATCGCACGCCCGGCGGCCGCTATGCCGGACCGGGATCGTAACGATCACGACGACGATGATGATGATCGCCGCCGGCGCCACGATCATGACGATGATCACGCGGGGCGCTACCCGCGCAAGCGCAAGTCGTTTCTGGGTGATATTTTCGATTTCTAA
- a CDS encoding DUF2294 domain-containing protein — translation MNNATAALARQISALVADFLNQQLGEHAAAVETFLSGNLVTVRASDCFAPGERALARNETDWRLFHQFKSQQFESVKWLLKERLEEITGCEVRDLVSALGPDGMRFAVVTLNKSIEIEREKCHE, via the coding sequence ATGAACAACGCCACGGCAGCACTGGCGCGGCAGATCAGCGCGCTGGTTGCTGATTTTCTCAACCAGCAGTTGGGCGAGCACGCGGCTGCGGTCGAAACCTTTCTGTCCGGTAATCTGGTGACGGTGCGTGCCAGCGACTGCTTTGCTCCGGGTGAACGGGCACTCGCCCGCAATGAGACCGACTGGCGTCTCTTTCACCAATTCAAAAGCCAGCAGTTCGAAAGCGTGAAATGGCTGTTGAAGGAACGTTTGGAGGAAATCACAGGCTGCGAAGTGCGTGACCTCGTATCCGCGCTCGGGCCGGACGGCATGCGTTTCGCAGTCGTCACCCTGAACAAAAGTATTGAAATTGAAAGGGAAAAATGCCATGAATAG
- the htpX gene encoding zinc metalloprotease HtpX, whose product MNRVKTFMLMAGLTALFVVIGKALGGQTGMFIAFGLALAMNFFSYWFSDKIVLKMYGAQEVREVDHPALYSIVRSLATRASLPMPKVYVIPGEQPNAFATGRNPEHSAVAVTEGIMRILNRDELAGVIGHELAHIKHRDILIGTIAATIAGAISMIANMAQWAMLFGGGRNDEEEGQNPLVALVAIIVAPIAAMLIQMAISRSREYLADEEGARIAGNPRYLSGALRKLHVAAQQIPLAATPATAHMFIVSPLSGGGTLLNLFSTHPPMEERIARLENMRLY is encoded by the coding sequence ATGAATAGAGTCAAGACCTTCATGCTCATGGCCGGCCTGACGGCGCTGTTCGTCGTCATCGGCAAGGCGCTCGGCGGACAAACGGGCATGTTCATCGCCTTTGGTCTGGCACTGGCGATGAACTTCTTCAGTTACTGGTTCAGCGACAAGATCGTGCTGAAGATGTACGGCGCGCAGGAGGTGCGCGAGGTTGATCATCCGGCCCTGTACAGTATTGTGCGGTCGCTGGCGACGCGCGCCAGCCTGCCGATGCCCAAGGTTTATGTCATCCCCGGCGAGCAGCCCAACGCCTTTGCCACCGGCCGCAATCCGGAACACTCTGCGGTGGCGGTCACCGAGGGCATCATGCGCATTCTCAACCGAGATGAGCTGGCGGGCGTGATCGGCCATGAGCTGGCGCACATCAAGCACCGCGACATTCTGATCGGCACGATTGCCGCCACCATTGCCGGTGCCATCAGCATGATTGCCAACATGGCGCAATGGGCAATGCTCTTCGGTGGCGGCCGCAACGACGAAGAGGAGGGGCAGAATCCCCTGGTCGCCCTGGTCGCCATCATCGTTGCCCCCATTGCCGCGATGTTGATCCAGATGGCGATCAGCCGCAGCCGCGAATATCTGGCCGATGAGGAAGGCGCGCGCATCGCGGGCAACCCGCGTTACCTCTCCGGTGCGCTGCGCAAATTGCATGTCGCCGCCCAGCAGATTCCACTGGCGGCCACACCGGCGACAGCACACATGTTCATCGTCAGTCCGCTCAGCGGTGGTGGCACGCTGCTCAACCTGTTCAGCACCCACCCGCCGATGGAAGAGCGCATCGCGCGGCTGGAGAACATGCGGCTGTACTGA